One window of Saccharopolyspora phatthalungensis genomic DNA carries:
- a CDS encoding amidohydrolase family protein: MVRPEPTTTQLSVKRVELAHLDGFDDAERGSRMSTQDLTTVIDALPLVDHHVHGALAGSVDRPTLELLLTESDRPVPPWMTQFDSQVGFAIRRFCAPELGLPAHADAADYVARREELGAEEVTRRLLTASGVGHYLVETGYKGDELLSPAEMASASGVPADEVVRLETVLEDLARDEIGAAELPSRFPEVLAERTTGAVALKSVVAYRYGFDFDPERPSDAEVVAVAGNWLRSGSTRVDDPVLLRFLLWSGIDRGLPLQLHAGYGDPDVELHRSDPLLLTRFIKLIEPSGVDLMLLHCYPFHRNAGYLAQVFPRVYFDVGLGVNYSGVRSSAVVAESLELAPFAKILFSSDACGPPELHHLGALLWRRGMRKALSEWVAAGEWSEPDAIRVVRMIGRDNARRIYRLGHRS; this comes from the coding sequence GTGGTTCGACCCGAGCCGACGACCACCCAGCTGTCGGTGAAGCGCGTCGAACTCGCGCACCTCGACGGATTCGACGATGCGGAACGAGGATCGCGGATGTCTACGCAGGACCTGACGACTGTCATCGATGCCCTGCCGCTGGTGGACCACCACGTGCACGGCGCGCTGGCCGGGTCGGTCGACCGACCGACGCTGGAGCTGCTGCTCACCGAGTCCGACCGGCCGGTGCCGCCGTGGATGACCCAGTTCGACTCGCAGGTGGGCTTCGCCATCCGCCGCTTTTGCGCGCCGGAGCTCGGTCTGCCGGCACACGCCGACGCCGCCGACTACGTGGCGCGGCGGGAAGAACTCGGTGCCGAAGAGGTCACGCGGCGGCTGCTCACGGCAAGCGGCGTCGGGCACTACCTGGTCGAGACCGGCTATAAGGGCGACGAGCTCCTCTCCCCCGCCGAGATGGCGTCGGCCTCCGGCGTCCCGGCCGACGAGGTCGTTCGCCTGGAGACGGTGCTGGAAGACCTTGCGCGTGACGAGATCGGCGCGGCTGAACTTCCCTCGCGATTCCCGGAAGTGCTAGCCGAGCGCACCACCGGCGCGGTCGCGCTCAAGAGCGTCGTCGCCTACCGCTACGGTTTCGACTTCGACCCGGAACGGCCATCGGACGCGGAAGTCGTAGCCGTGGCGGGAAACTGGCTGCGGTCCGGTTCGACCCGGGTGGACGACCCGGTGCTGCTGCGGTTCCTGCTGTGGTCTGGCATCGACCGGGGGCTGCCGTTGCAGCTGCACGCGGGGTACGGCGATCCCGATGTCGAGCTGCACCGCAGCGATCCGCTGCTGCTGACGAGGTTCATCAAGCTCATCGAGCCCTCCGGGGTCGACCTGATGTTGTTGCACTGCTACCCCTTCCACCGCAATGCCGGATACCTGGCCCAGGTGTTCCCGCGCGTGTACTTCGACGTTGGGCTCGGGGTGAACTACAGCGGGGTCCGGTCGTCGGCGGTGGTGGCCGAGTCGCTGGAGCTCGCGCCGTTCGCGAAGATTCTCTTCTCCTCCGACGCCTGTGGACCGCCGGAGTTGCACCACCTCGGCGCGCTGCTGTGGCGGCGCGGGATGCGCAAGGCGCTTTCGGAGTGGGTCGCGGCCGGCGAATGGTCCGAGCCGGACGCGATCCGGGTGGTCCGCATGATCGGCCGGGACAACGCGCGCCGGATCTACCGGCTGGGACACCGGTCGTAA
- a CDS encoding MBL fold metallo-hydrolase: MGESRHEWMEPGAYAVAPGVHRIPLPLPNDGLRAVNVYAIADGDTLTLVDGGWALEESREQLSAALRQIGAGLGDISRFLVTHAHRDHYTQAVALRQEFGSKVLLGADERHTIRNLIDPEHEPLAKQIEMLAECGAKPVRDAIVAARDNGPRPPHFWEEPDEWIGSSTDITLADRPLRAMATPGHTRGHLVFIDDASELMFAGDHVLPHITPSIGFEQSPSEVPLRDYLASLRLVRTLPDMRLLPAHGPVTDSVHQRVDELLDHHDTRLDATAAVVAKGASTAYEVARALTWTRRERTLDELDPFNQMMAVLETAAHLDVLGLQGKLSRDKIEGVVHYASV; the protein is encoded by the coding sequence ATGGGCGAGTCGCGGCATGAGTGGATGGAGCCGGGTGCATACGCCGTCGCGCCGGGCGTGCACCGGATTCCGCTGCCCCTTCCCAACGACGGCCTGCGCGCCGTGAACGTCTACGCGATTGCGGACGGGGACACGCTGACCCTCGTCGATGGCGGCTGGGCATTGGAGGAGTCGCGGGAACAGCTCAGCGCCGCGCTGCGCCAGATCGGCGCCGGGCTGGGCGACATCAGCCGATTCCTGGTCACCCACGCCCACCGCGACCACTACACCCAGGCGGTGGCGCTGCGGCAGGAGTTCGGTTCCAAGGTGCTACTGGGCGCGGACGAGCGGCACACCATCCGCAACCTGATAGACCCCGAGCACGAGCCTCTGGCCAAGCAGATCGAGATGCTCGCCGAATGCGGCGCGAAGCCGGTGCGCGATGCGATCGTGGCCGCCCGGGACAACGGCCCCCGCCCGCCGCACTTCTGGGAAGAGCCCGACGAGTGGATCGGCAGTTCCACCGATATCACCCTCGCCGACCGGCCGCTGCGCGCGATGGCCACCCCGGGCCACACCCGCGGGCACCTGGTGTTCATCGACGACGCCAGCGAGCTGATGTTCGCCGGCGACCACGTGCTGCCGCACATCACGCCGTCCATCGGCTTCGAGCAGTCGCCCAGCGAGGTTCCGCTGCGCGATTACCTGGCTTCGCTGCGGCTCGTTCGCACACTGCCGGACATGCGGCTGCTGCCCGCGCACGGGCCGGTCACCGACAGCGTCCACCAGCGCGTCGACGAACTGCTCGATCACCACGACACCCGCTTGGACGCGACCGCTGCGGTCGTGGCCAAGGGGGCCAGCACCGCATACGAGGTGGCCCGGGCGTTGACCTGGACCCGTCGGGAACGCACCCTCGACGAACTCGACCCCTTCAACCAGATGATGGCGGTGCTGGAAACCGCCGCGCACCTGGACGTGCTGGGCCTGCAGGGCAAACTCAGCAGGGACAAGATCGAAGGAGTCGTGCACTACGCCTCCGTCTGA
- a CDS encoding transketolase — MDHLTFRFELAQQLRVDSVRASNAAGSGHPTSSMSAADLMAALLDGHLRLDFDHPDDPRNDHLIFSKGHASPLLYSCLKAVGAIDDAELLSFRKFGSRLEGHPTPVLPWVDVATGSLGQGLPIGVGLALTAQRLDRLPYRVWVLLGDSEMAEGSIWEALEHAGHEQLDNLIALVDVNRLGQTGQTMHGWDLDSYAARAYAAGWRVLQIDGHDPEQIETALKDATAGDGRPVAVLAATKKGKGVGEVEDKQGFHGKALVHSDEAIRELGGIRDLRVDYAKPTGDETPHVFPVRGGGLPAFELGAEVATRKAYGEALRALGDRRGDVVALDGEVSNSTFSELFREAHPDRFFEMYIAEQQLIAAAIGMQVRSWVPFASTFAAFLTRAYDFIRMGAVSRANLRLMGSHAGVAIGEDGPSQMALEDLAAFRAVHGSTVLYPCDANQTVRLVEEMADLTGISYLRTSRGATPVIYPPGEDFPIGGSRVVRGGEDVTLVGAGVTLHQALGAAETLAREGIEARVIDLYSIKPVDVDTLRRAAAETGGVVTAEDHWPQGGLGETVLSALAGSGTPVRPLAVRTMPGSGTPAELLAQAGIDASAIATAARELLAA; from the coding sequence ATGGACCATCTGACCTTCCGATTCGAGCTGGCACAGCAGTTGCGGGTCGACTCCGTGCGGGCCAGCAACGCCGCCGGTTCCGGGCACCCCACTTCGTCGATGTCGGCGGCCGACCTGATGGCCGCGTTGCTGGACGGCCACCTGCGGCTGGACTTCGACCACCCGGACGATCCCCGCAACGACCATCTGATCTTCTCCAAGGGGCACGCCTCGCCGCTGCTGTACTCGTGCCTGAAGGCGGTCGGCGCGATCGACGACGCCGAATTGCTGTCCTTCCGCAAATTCGGCAGCCGTCTGGAGGGCCACCCGACTCCGGTGCTGCCGTGGGTCGACGTGGCGACCGGGTCGCTCGGCCAGGGCTTGCCGATCGGGGTGGGCCTGGCGCTGACGGCGCAGCGGCTGGACCGGCTGCCCTACCGGGTCTGGGTGCTGCTTGGTGACAGCGAGATGGCCGAGGGGTCGATCTGGGAAGCGCTGGAGCACGCCGGGCACGAGCAACTGGACAACCTCATCGCGCTGGTGGACGTCAACCGGCTCGGGCAGACCGGCCAGACGATGCACGGCTGGGACCTCGATTCCTACGCCGCGCGGGCCTACGCCGCGGGGTGGCGCGTGCTGCAGATCGACGGCCACGACCCGGAGCAGATCGAAACCGCGCTGAAAGACGCCACGGCCGGTGATGGGCGGCCGGTCGCCGTGCTGGCGGCGACAAAGAAGGGCAAGGGCGTCGGCGAGGTCGAGGACAAGCAGGGCTTCCACGGCAAGGCACTGGTGCACTCGGACGAGGCGATCCGCGAGCTCGGCGGCATCCGAGACCTGCGCGTCGACTACGCCAAACCGACCGGCGACGAAACGCCGCACGTCTTCCCGGTGCGCGGCGGTGGACTGCCCGCGTTCGAGCTGGGCGCCGAGGTCGCCACCCGCAAGGCCTACGGTGAGGCGCTGCGTGCCCTCGGCGATCGGCGCGGAGACGTGGTCGCGCTCGACGGCGAGGTGTCCAATTCGACCTTCTCCGAGCTGTTCCGCGAAGCCCACCCGGACCGCTTCTTCGAGATGTACATCGCCGAGCAGCAACTCATCGCCGCGGCGATCGGCATGCAGGTGCGCTCCTGGGTGCCGTTCGCTTCGACCTTCGCCGCCTTCCTCACCCGCGCCTACGACTTCATCCGGATGGGCGCGGTGAGCCGGGCGAACCTTCGGTTGATGGGCTCGCACGCGGGAGTCGCCATCGGCGAGGACGGGCCGTCGCAGATGGCGTTGGAGGATCTGGCCGCGTTCCGCGCGGTGCACGGCAGCACGGTGTTGTACCCGTGCGACGCCAACCAGACCGTGCGGCTGGTCGAGGAGATGGCCGACCTCACCGGCATCAGCTACCTGCGGACCAGCCGCGGCGCCACGCCGGTGATCTACCCGCCCGGTGAGGACTTCCCCATCGGCGGCTCGCGGGTGGTGCGCGGGGGCGAGGACGTCACGCTCGTCGGCGCGGGCGTCACCCTGCACCAGGCGCTCGGCGCGGCGGAGACGCTTGCTCGGGAAGGCATCGAGGCCCGCGTCATCGACCTGTACTCGATCAAGCCGGTGGACGTCGACACGCTGCGCCGGGCCGCTGCGGAAACCGGCGGGGTGGTCACGGCCGAGGACCACTGGCCGCAAGGCGGTCTCGGCGAGACCGTCCTCAGCGCCCTGGCGGGCTCCGGAACCCCGGTACGACCACTGGCCGTGCGCACCATGCCGGGTTCCGGGACCCCTGCCGAACTGCTGGCGCAGGCCGGCATCGACGCATCCGCCATCGCCACGGCGGCCCGCGAGCTGCTCGCCGCCTGA
- a CDS encoding DUF2795 domain-containing protein encodes MPVPDRGELLRFLCHVRFPATKQEIFQQCVALGAPMSYLERIESLPEGVYVEPDTVLQALPRQAP; translated from the coding sequence ATGCCCGTACCCGACCGCGGAGAGTTGCTCCGGTTCCTCTGCCACGTGCGTTTCCCGGCCACCAAGCAGGAGATCTTCCAGCAGTGCGTCGCACTCGGCGCGCCGATGTCGTACCTGGAACGCATCGAGAGCCTGCCCGAAGGCGTCTACGTCGAGCCCGACACGGTGCTGCAAGCCCTGCCCCGCCAAGCGCCGTGA
- a CDS encoding TetR/AcrR family transcriptional regulator, translating to MSPVNEGGKRAAKARQTRLRMLRAAGELFVERGYGATPLQDIADRAGVAVQTIYFTFRNKRTLLKEVVDTAIGGDDEPIAVMDRPWFRDALDAETAEDQLRAHIAGSRQVLERVARITEMVRIAAAGDPEIAGLWQADTHPRYPVQESVAKTLMSKPGARADVSAEHAADVLFGLLSPELYLILVRDCGWPSERWEQWAFETLCTQLCQA from the coding sequence ATGAGTCCGGTCAACGAGGGCGGCAAGCGGGCCGCGAAGGCCAGGCAGACGCGGCTGCGGATGTTGCGGGCCGCCGGGGAGCTATTCGTCGAACGAGGTTACGGCGCGACGCCGCTGCAGGACATAGCCGACCGGGCCGGTGTCGCGGTGCAGACTATCTACTTCACGTTCCGCAACAAGCGGACCCTGTTGAAGGAGGTCGTGGACACCGCGATCGGCGGCGACGACGAGCCGATCGCCGTGATGGACCGGCCGTGGTTCCGCGACGCCCTCGACGCCGAGACCGCCGAGGATCAGCTGCGCGCGCATATCGCGGGCAGTCGGCAGGTCCTGGAACGGGTCGCGAGGATCACCGAGATGGTGCGCATCGCCGCCGCGGGCGACCCCGAGATCGCCGGTCTGTGGCAGGCGGATACCCACCCGCGCTACCCCGTCCAGGAATCCGTCGCCAAGACCCTCATGAGCAAACCGGGGGCGCGTGCGGATGTGTCCGCCGAGCATGCCGCCGATGTGCTGTTCGGCCTGCTGAGCCCCGAGCTCTACTTGATCCTCGTGCGCGATTGCGGCTGGCCGTCCGAGCGTTGGGAACAGTGGGCTTTCGAAACGCTGTGCACACAGCTCTGCCAAGCCTGA
- a CDS encoding ATP-binding protein produces the protein MNTQTAQVDDLRLIALPSAVNCAEMFVRFSLTEWSLRDLIDETSHLTTALVTAAVDSAVPGSPGFLTVRLRLSGESLVAEVEDEQARVPPMLAPGFANGRCGATALRGGGTLVWCELPLPGGVSANAVPLPRRSRKRGAPAEHPVEETAEIDPEVIKRLLSGLSKSDLR, from the coding sequence GTGAACACCCAGACCGCACAAGTCGACGACCTGCGACTCATCGCGCTTCCCAGCGCGGTGAATTGCGCCGAAATGTTCGTCCGGTTCTCCCTTACCGAGTGGTCCCTGCGGGACCTGATCGACGAGACCTCCCATCTCACCACGGCACTGGTGACCGCGGCCGTGGACAGCGCCGTGCCCGGCTCGCCCGGTTTCCTCACGGTCCGGCTGCGACTCAGCGGCGAGAGCCTGGTGGCCGAGGTCGAGGACGAGCAGGCGAGGGTCCCACCAATGCTGGCCCCCGGGTTCGCCAACGGTCGCTGCGGCGCGACCGCGCTGCGCGGTGGCGGCACGCTCGTGTGGTGCGAGCTGCCGCTGCCGGGTGGTGTCTCGGCGAACGCGGTGCCGCTGCCCCGCCGTTCCCGGAAGCGCGGAGCGCCCGCCGAACACCCCGTCGAGGAAACCGCCGAGATCGACCCCGAAGTGATCAAGCGCCTGCTCTCCGGCCTCAGCAAATCCGACCTGCGCTGA
- a CDS encoding DUF3040 domain-containing protein has protein sequence MLSRHERDRLAEIESALVSADPRLAEQFDRFDACRHRAGVRRLLGFLLLALVALLALLCLVSGLMLSSITLASGAVAGAVGVWWHARRKRHPGH, from the coding sequence ATGTTGAGCAGGCATGAGCGGGACAGGTTGGCCGAGATCGAATCCGCTCTGGTGTCCGCCGATCCGCGGTTGGCGGAGCAGTTCGACCGGTTCGACGCTTGTCGGCACCGGGCTGGAGTGCGCAGGCTGCTGGGGTTCCTGCTGCTTGCCCTCGTCGCCTTGCTGGCGTTGTTGTGCCTGGTGAGCGGGTTGATGCTGAGCTCGATCACGTTGGCATCGGGCGCCGTCGCCGGGGCCGTCGGCGTATGGTGGCACGCCCGGCGGAAGCGGCATCCGGGACACTGA